The following nucleotide sequence is from Chromobacterium rhizoryzae.
CCGGGGGAGCGCTCCATGCTGCACCAGTTGACCGTCAAGCAAAAACTGTTGGCCGGCTTTGGCCTGCTGATCATTCTGATCGCCATCATCGTGGCGGTGGCGATGATGAAGTTGAATACCATTGGGGACAAGATCCGCGATGTGACCGAGGACCGTTATCCCAAGATCGTGTTGGCCAACAAGATCAGCGTTACCACGCTGGACGTGGGCCGCTCCATCCGCAACGCCATCATTGTGCAGACGCCGGAGGAGACCGAGACCCATATCAAGAAGGTGGAGGAGTTCCGCGCCGCCAACGCCGTCAATATGGATCAGATGGAAAAGCTGTTGTCCACGCCCAAAGGGAAGGAGCTGTTCGACAAGCTCAAGACGGCCAGCGCCAATCTGGGCGGTCAGTTCGAGCCCTTGTACGCCTTGGCGCGCGCCAACAAGAACGAGGAAGCCAAAACCTTTCTGATGAAGACTTTTGCGCCGGCCAACAATGCGTTTTTAAAGGCGCTGAAAGAGATGTCTGACTTTCAGGAAGACTTGATGCAAAAGTCTATCGAGGGCAGCAAGGCCGCGCAGAGCGAGGCGGTGACGGTGTTGATCACCGTGGCGGTGATCGCCCTGATCGCCGCGGTGGCGATTGCGATGTTCATCGCCAATCTGGTGACGGTGCCGCTGAAGAAATCCGCGCAGCTGGTGCGCAATATCAAGCAGGGCGATTTGTCCGGCCACGATGAGCCGATTCCGGAGGCGCGCGACGAGGCCATCGCCATGGCCAAGGATATTCAGGAGATGCGCCAGGGCCTGCGCGAGGTGGTGGCCAGCATCCAGAAAAACGCCAACGAGGTGTCGGACTCCGCCCATGAGTTGGCCAGCATGTCCGAACAGGTGGCCCACGGCGCTCAGCGCCAGTCCGAGGCCACCTCGGAGGCCGCCGCCACCATTGAGGAGCTGACGGTCAGCATCAACCACGTGGCGGACAACTCCAACGAGGCTTCCCGCCAAGCGGCGATGGCCGGCGATCTGGCCAGCCGCGGCGGCCATGCGGTGAAGGCGTCGGTGGGCAATATCGAATCGGTGTCGTCTTCGGTGGCGGCCACTTCGGACCAGATGAAGGGCCTGACTCAGGAAGTGCAGAAGATAGGCAATATCGTCACGGTGATCCGCGACGTGGCGGACCAGACCAACCTGCTGGCCTTGAACGCGGCGATTGAGGCGGCGCGCGCCGGCGAGATGGGCCGCGGCTTCGCCGTGGTGGCGGACGAGGTGCGCAAGCTGGCGGAACGCACCGCCAGTTCCGCTCAGGAAATCACTCAGATGATCGGTTCCATCCAGGGCAGCGCCAACCGGGTGGTGGGCAGCATGGAGCAGAGCCTGACCAGCGTGGGCACGGTGTCCGACGGCGCCGGCCAGGCCACCGACTCCATGCAGGAGATCGAGGGCAGCACCCACTCCATCGTGCAATCCATCGGCAACATCACCAGCGCGCTGAGCGAGCAGCGCACCGCCAGCCTGAACCTGGCGCAGAGCATGGAACGGGTGTCGCAGATGGCGGAGGAAAACAGCGCCACGGTGGAAGAACTGGCCACCACCTCCAGCCAGCTCAATGCGCTGGCGCAGAACCTGCAGGGCGTGACCGCACGCTTCCGTCTCTAAAAACGGGGTTCAAACCAGGCGGGTCCGGCAAGCGCGGGCCCGCCCTTCCCCGCGCTCAGTCGTACTGGGTGCCCTTCTGGATCAATTCCACCTTGTAGCCGTCCGGGTCCTGCAAAAAGGCGATCACGGTGCGGCCGTGCTTCATCGGCCCCGCTTCGCGCGCCACGGTGTAGCCCAGCGCGCGCGCCTGCTCGCAGACGGCGGCGGCGTCGTCTACTTCTATCGCCACATGGCCATAGCCGTTGCCCAGCTGGTAATCGCCCTGATCCCAGTTATGGGTGAGCTCGATGGCGGCGGCCTCGGTTTCGTCTCGATAGCCGACAAAGGCCAGGGTGAAGCGGCCGTCCGGGAAGTCGTTGCGGCGCAGCAGGCGCATGCCCAGCGCCCGGGTGTAGAAGGCCAGCGCGGCGTCCAGATCGGCCACGCGCAACATGGTGTGCAGAATTCTCATGCGCTTTTTCCTGATGGTTGAGATGAAGAGCCTGTTCAATGTCTCGCGAGCCAGAACGAGACAAGGCGAAAGCGAGCGAAAAAGCGGAATGTGCCGGTGGTAGATGAGCATTCCAAAACGGGTTTCAACGCCGTATCGCTGAAGCGCAGCAGACTTTGAACAGCTTCTTAGATCGCGGTCATCTTAGCCGCGCTCATTACCCATAAAAAGCGACTTATAATGTACGGATCAATCACAAAAAGCGAAACATGAAACTCTCGCAACTGAATTTCTTCTGCGCGGTGGTGGAGCAAGGCAGCATCGCCGCCGCCGCCGAGCAATTGCACCGGGTGCCGTCCAATCTCACCGCCCGCTTGCAGGAATTGGAGGCAGAACTGGGCGTCAAGCTGTTCAGCCGCGAAAACCGTCGCCTGCTGACCACGCCGGAAGGCCATCTGCTCTACCGCCACGCCCGCGGCCTGCTGCAACAGGCCGAGGAGGTGCGCGGCCTGTTCGACGGCGCGCCCGCGCGCGGCTTGCTGAGAGTGGGCGCACTGGACGGCGCTCTGGCCACCCATCTGCCCGCCCGCATCGCCCGCTACCGCCGCCAGCACGCCGAGGTGGAGCTGCATCTGCGCGCCGGCCATTCGCTGGAACTGGAGCGCCAGCTGCAGGATGGTGAGCTGGATCTGATTCTCAGCGACGGACCGGTGGAGCATCCGCTGCTGACCAGCCGGCTGGCTTTCCGGGAGAAGCTGACGCTGATCGCGCCGCCGGACACCGCCGCGGCGACGGCGGAGGCCTTGGCCGGGCTGGAGCTGTACACCTTCGGCGCGGCCTGCCATTACCGCCGGCTGGTGGATCAATGGCTGCAAGCCTCCGGCGTGCGGCCGCGCGCGG
It contains:
- a CDS encoding methyl-accepting chemotaxis protein, with the translated sequence MLHQLTVKQKLLAGFGLLIILIAIIVAVAMMKLNTIGDKIRDVTEDRYPKIVLANKISVTTLDVGRSIRNAIIVQTPEETETHIKKVEEFRAANAVNMDQMEKLLSTPKGKELFDKLKTASANLGGQFEPLYALARANKNEEAKTFLMKTFAPANNAFLKALKEMSDFQEDLMQKSIEGSKAAQSEAVTVLITVAVIALIAAVAIAMFIANLVTVPLKKSAQLVRNIKQGDLSGHDEPIPEARDEAIAMAKDIQEMRQGLREVVASIQKNANEVSDSAHELASMSEQVAHGAQRQSEATSEAAATIEELTVSINHVADNSNEASRQAAMAGDLASRGGHAVKASVGNIESVSSSVAATSDQMKGLTQEVQKIGNIVTVIRDVADQTNLLALNAAIEAARAGEMGRGFAVVADEVRKLAERTASSAQEITQMIGSIQGSANRVVGSMEQSLTSVGTVSDGAGQATDSMQEIEGSTHSIVQSIGNITSALSEQRTASLNLAQSMERVSQMAEENSATVEELATTSSQLNALAQNLQGVTARFRL
- the gloA gene encoding lactoylglutathione lyase; translation: MRILHTMLRVADLDAALAFYTRALGMRLLRRNDFPDGRFTLAFVGYRDETEAAAIELTHNWDQGDYQLGNGYGHVAIEVDDAAAVCEQARALGYTVAREAGPMKHGRTVIAFLQDPDGYKVELIQKGTQYD
- a CDS encoding LysR family transcriptional regulator — encoded protein: MKLSQLNFFCAVVEQGSIAAAAEQLHRVPSNLTARLQELEAELGVKLFSRENRRLLTTPEGHLLYRHARGLLQQAEEVRGLFDGAPARGLLRVGALDGALATHLPARIARYRRQHAEVELHLRAGHSLELERQLQDGELDLILSDGPVEHPLLTSRLAFREKLTLIAPPDTAAATAEALAGLELYTFGAACHYRRLVDQWLQASGVRPRAVLEIESYPAIFACVAAGAGFSCVPESLCRPQDGYRGFALPDLAISDIHFIWRKQQDSALVDGFVQSVAAD